The genomic DNA CTTTCCAATCTGGCTCAGCCAGAAGTTGCTGCCATCACAATGATTGGCGAAGCCCATGTGGAAAATTTAGGCTCACGAGCAGGCATTGCACAAGCAAAAATGGAAATCGTAGATGGTTTAGCCAAAGACGGTAGTTTATTTGTGCCAAGCGATGAACCTTTGCTAGAACCATTGGTGGAAAAAGTCACGCAACAAGTGATTACTTTTGGTTTTAGCCAGGAAAGTCAACTTCAAGGAATCGTCACAAATGAAGCCAAAGAGCAAACCTCATTCAAAATCAGTGATACACAAATGACGTTTACGATTCCAGTGCCAGGAACCTATAATGTCACCAATGCATTAATCGCAATTGGTATTGGTCGGTATTTCCAATTAACGGATAGTGAGATTCAAAAAGGGTTGGCTACAGCGGAACTAACAAAGAATCGGACAGAATGGCTGAAAGCAGCGAATGGTGCCGAAATTTTAAGTGACGTGTACAATGCCAATCCGACAGCTATGGGTCTTGTTCTGGACAGTTTTAGCAAAATGTCCAAAGTAGGAAAACGAATTGCTGTTTTAGGAGACATGCTGGAATTAGGTCCTGATTCTGCTAGCATGCATCAAGCAATGGCGCAGCATTTAGCCCCAGATGCGATTGAAGAAGTCTTTTTATATGGTTCTGAAATGGCTTATTTAGCTGATAAATTGCAAGAAACCTATGCACCAGCTAACATTCATTCTTTTAAAAAAGAAGAAAAAAATGAGTTGATTGAAGCTGTCAAAAAAGTCTTACAGCCAGAAGATATGGTGGTTTTAAAGGGAAGTAACGGGATGGGACTTCGTGAAGTCATCGATGCACTTTTGGAAAAGTAAATAAGTTTCATAAAACTTGCTGAAAATAGGATTCTATGATAGAATGACCTATTGCCGGAAGATGACGAGAAAAATTGAATCGTAGTAAATAAAATAGATCTATTTCTATGTTTAATAATAAATGTGAAGCTGAACGACCACGTTTGGCTTTTCTAATGCCATAAGGTGAATTTTTCGGTGAAATCAGGAAAGAAGAAATAGTTGGCACACTATAATGGATTTCTTTTTAACAACTGAAAGTGAAGACACCTGAAACTAGGAAGAAATCGTTCTTTCCGAAACAAAATCTAGGAGGATATCATTTGAAATTTAAAGAACTTGGTTTAGCGCCAGAATTATTATCAGCGGTAGAACGCGCAGGCTTCGAGGAAGCAACCCCTATTCAATCAGAAACAATTCCGTTAGCGTTAGCAGGAAAAGACGTAATCGGACAAGCACAAACAGGAACAGGGAAAACCGCTGCTTTTGGCTTACCAATGCTTAACAAAATTGACGCAGACAACCGCGTTATTCAAGGATTAGTCATTGCACCAACCCGTGAGTTGGCTATCCAAACACAAGAAGAGTTATTCCGTTTAGGCCGCGATAAAAAGATTCGCGTCCAAGCCGTTTACGGTGGGGCTGATATCGGTCGCCAAATCCGTGGACTAAAAGATCGTCCACATATCGTTGTAGGTACACCAGGACGTTTACTAGACCATATTAACCGTCGTACCTTGAAATTAGAAACTGTTGAAACATTAGTTTTAGACGAAGCAGATGAAATGTTAAACATGGGCTTCTTGGAAGACATTGAAAAAATCATCTCACAAGTGCCAGAACAACGTCAAACACTTCTATTTTCAGCAACTATGCCGCCAGCAATCAAGAATATTGGCGTGAAATTCATGAAACAACCAGAACATGTGAAGATTAAAGCCAAAGAAATGACGGCTGATTTAATTGATCAATATTATGTACGTTCAAAAGACTTTGAAAAATTTGACATTATGACACGTTTACTAGACGTGCAAACCCCAGAATTGACCATTGTCTTTGGTCGGACAAAACGCCGTGTTGATGAACTTGCCCGCGGGTTAGAAGCGCGTGGTTACAAAGCAGAAGGCATCCATGGCGACCTATCACAACAAAAACGGATGAGCGTTTTACGTTCATTCAAAAATGGTAACTTAGATATCTTAGTGGCAACAGATGTAGCAGCACGTGGGTTAGATATTTCAGGTGTCACCCATGTCTATAACTACGATATTCCACAAGATCCAGAAAGTTATGTTCACCGTATTGGTCGGACAGGTCGTGCTGGTAAAGGTGGTATGTCTGTGACGTTTGTAACACCAAACGAAATGGGTTACTTACATGTCATCGAAAACCTAACGAAAAAACGGATGACACCATTACGTCCACCAACCGAAAAAGAAGCATTTAAAGGACAATTAAGTGCAGCTGTTGAAACCATCGAAAGTGATCTAGAAGAAAATGGTTTAGACAAATATCTAGAATCTGCTGAAGCGTTATTAGAAAAATATTCAGCGACAGACTTAGCTGCGTTATTATTAAAAACAGTAGCGAAAGATCCAGCAGATGCGGTTCCTGTAAAAATTACCCCAGAACGACCATTGCCTTCAAATAAAAAAGGCTTTAACAAAAATGGCCGTGGTGGTGGCGGTGGGAACAACCGTAATCGCAACCGTGGTGGCAATGGTAAAGGTGGCAGCTATCGTGGCAACAAAAACCATAAAGATGGCGACCGTAATTACAAAAATAGCGACCGCAAAAATAAAGATCAACGTGGCGGCAAACGTCATAACGATAAAAAACGTGGTTTCGTCATTCGCGAAAACGCCAAATAATCAAAAGAGCGAGTGTTCCGTCTATGAACGGAACACTCGCTCTTTTTTGGTAGATAATCGTTAAATAGAAAAACTTAAAAAAAGTAAAAAAGGCATCAAAATGATATAGAAAAAGAAAAACGCCAAAATTATCCAAGTTTTCAACGGGGAAGTTAGATTGAAGAGTTTCATTTTTTGTTGTAGCAAATGAATGGTTACGATCCAAACCAGTTGCAAGAGAAAAAATAGGCTGGGATTTTTAAAGAAGATTGGAAATATGTAGAGCAACAAAGTAAAAATAAATAGGGCGCAACGAAGTAACTTTTTTTGCCGAGAAGTTAAAGTCATACATTTTTCTCCTTTTTCTTTTTATTCTCCCATAAGTAGCCAAAATTTTATATAAAATATCAGAACATCCGCTTAGTTTCCTGATTTTTTTCCGATACTTCTTAGTTGTTGTCTTACTTTTATAAAAATTCAGAAAAATTTTATAAAAATGTAAATAGGAAGAAAACGTATGGTACTTCAATTTGTGTGAGGATCTTGTAAAACATTCTTTATTTTTTTAGCGAATCAGTGGAAAAATTTTGAAATTTTGTTAAAATGAAAGGTAATTCGGAGTAACTATATTAAATAGGAAGTAAGGCGGAAAATGATAAAGGGAATTGGTATTGACGCAGTAGAATTAAGTCGGATAAAACCGATTGTTGAAAAACAAGGATCATTTATTCAACGGGTTTTAACACCTAACGAATTGACCCTTTTTGAAAAGTTATCTACAAAACGTCAAATAGAATTTTTAGCTGGTCGTTTTGCTTGTAAAGAAGCGTTCTCTAAAGCATGGGGCACAGGGATTGGTAAAGTTGGTTTACAAGATATTGAGGTGCTGACTGAAAAAACAGGTGCACCATACGTAGCAAACTCGCCCCATAATGGTAAAGTGTTTGTCTCGATTACGCACACAGATACTATGGCGATTGCACAAATTGTTTTAGAAAGCGAATAATAGAAGCAACGAAGAAAGAAGGATGTACAATGGTCGTTGGATGGCATCGTCCTACACGGTTACATATCGATACGCAAGCAATTACTGAAAATGTCCAAAAGGAATGTCAACGTTTGCCAGAAGGAACCGCTTTATTTGCGGTTGTAAAAGCGAACGGCTATGGGCATGGCGCCGTAGAATCCGCTAAAGCGGCGAAAAAAGGTGGCGCGACAGGTTTTTGTGTCGCCTTATTGGATGAAGCAATTGAATTGAGAGAAGCAGGTGTTCAGGACCCCATTTTAATTTTGAGTGTGGTAGACTTAGCTTATGTGCCTTTGTTGATTCAATATGATTTGTCTGTAACGGTAGCTACACAAGAATGGTTAGAAGCTACTCTTCAACAACTAACGCCTGAGAGTAACACGCCATTACGTGTTCACTTAAAAGTCGATACTGGCATGGGACGGATTGGCTTTTTAACCCCGGAAGAGACTAAGCAAGCAGTGCGGTTTGTTCAATCCCACAAAGAATTTTTATGGGAAGGGATTTTTACTCATTTTTCAACAGCTGATGAAATCGATACAAGCTATTTTGAAAAACAAGCAGGGCGTTTTAAGGCTGTTCTAGCAGTTTTAGAAGAGTTACCACGGTATGTCCATGTTAGCAATAGTGCGACAGCGTTATGGCATCCTGATGTGCCAGGAAACATGATTCGCTATGGAGTAGCCATGTATGGATTGAACCCTTCAGGTAATAAGCTGGCCCCAAGCTATGCGTTAAAGCCGGCCTTACGGTTGACCAGTGAACTTATCCATGTAAAACGCTTAGCGGCTGGTGAAGGGATTGGCTATGGCGAAACCTACGTAACTGAAGCTGAAGAATGGATTGGGACAGTGCCAATCGGCTATGCAGATGGCTGGTTGCGTCATCTCCAAGGATTTACAGTGCTCGTGAATGGTAAGCGTTGCGAAATCGTCGGACGAGTGTGTATGGATCAATGTATGATTCGTTTAGCAGAAGAAGTTCCTGTCGGCTCAGTCGTTACATTAGTTGGAAAAGATGGCAATGAAGAAAATACGTTACAAATGGTAGCCGAAAAATTAGAAACCATTCATTATGAAGTTGCATGTACTTTCTCACAAAGAATCCCCAGAGAATATAACTAGATAGGAGGTTCCGCTATGGTCAAACGCGGAGATATTTATTTTGCAGACCTTTCCCCAGTAGTGGGCTCGGAACAAGGTGGCGTCAGACCTGTCCTTGTTGTCCAAAATAACTTAGGTAATCATTTTAGCCCAACGATTATCGTTGCGGCGATCACAGCCAAAATGGCAAAGCCAAAATTGCCAACACATATCGGGATTAATTCTGATGAAACAGGCATTGAAAAAGAT from Enterococcus faecalis includes the following:
- a CDS encoding UDP-N-acetylmuramoyl-tripeptide--D-alanyl-D-alanine ligase, which produces MKLTFWEVAQAVEASNDWQQWPDFPLTGIEFDSRKIVKGNLFVPLQGENDGHRFIESAMANGCQAAFWGQDLVDAPQQLPVLHVTDPLVAMQKLATYYLNKMQPNVIAVTGSNGKTTTKDLIAAVLSEKFVTYKTQGNYNNQIGLPYTILHMPDETEKLILEMGMDHAQEISFLSNLAQPEVAAITMIGEAHVENLGSRAGIAQAKMEIVDGLAKDGSLFVPSDEPLLEPLVEKVTQQVITFGFSQESQLQGIVTNEAKEQTSFKISDTQMTFTIPVPGTYNVTNALIAIGIGRYFQLTDSEIQKGLATAELTKNRTEWLKAANGAEILSDVYNANPTAMGLVLDSFSKMSKVGKRIAVLGDMLELGPDSASMHQAMAQHLAPDAIEEVFLYGSEMAYLADKLQETYAPANIHSFKKEEKNELIEAVKKVLQPEDMVVLKGSNGMGLREVIDALLEK
- the alr gene encoding alanine racemase encodes the protein MVVGWHRPTRLHIDTQAITENVQKECQRLPEGTALFAVVKANGYGHGAVESAKAAKKGGATGFCVALLDEAIELREAGVQDPILILSVVDLAYVPLLIQYDLSVTVATQEWLEATLQQLTPESNTPLRVHLKVDTGMGRIGFLTPEETKQAVRFVQSHKEFLWEGIFTHFSTADEIDTSYFEKQAGRFKAVLAVLEELPRYVHVSNSATALWHPDVPGNMIRYGVAMYGLNPSGNKLAPSYALKPALRLTSELIHVKRLAAGEGIGYGETYVTEAEEWIGTVPIGYADGWLRHLQGFTVLVNGKRCEIVGRVCMDQCMIRLAEEVPVGSVVTLVGKDGNEENTLQMVAEKLETIHYEVACTFSQRIPREYN
- the cshA gene encoding degradosome RNA helicase CshA gives rise to the protein MKFKELGLAPELLSAVERAGFEEATPIQSETIPLALAGKDVIGQAQTGTGKTAAFGLPMLNKIDADNRVIQGLVIAPTRELAIQTQEELFRLGRDKKIRVQAVYGGADIGRQIRGLKDRPHIVVGTPGRLLDHINRRTLKLETVETLVLDEADEMLNMGFLEDIEKIISQVPEQRQTLLFSATMPPAIKNIGVKFMKQPEHVKIKAKEMTADLIDQYYVRSKDFEKFDIMTRLLDVQTPELTIVFGRTKRRVDELARGLEARGYKAEGIHGDLSQQKRMSVLRSFKNGNLDILVATDVAARGLDISGVTHVYNYDIPQDPESYVHRIGRTGRAGKGGMSVTFVTPNEMGYLHVIENLTKKRMTPLRPPTEKEAFKGQLSAAVETIESDLEENGLDKYLESAEALLEKYSATDLAALLLKTVAKDPADAVPVKITPERPLPSNKKGFNKNGRGGGGGNNRNRNRGGNGKGGSYRGNKNHKDGDRNYKNSDRKNKDQRGGKRHNDKKRGFVIRENAK
- the acpS gene encoding holo-ACP synthase; this translates as MIKGIGIDAVELSRIKPIVEKQGSFIQRVLTPNELTLFEKLSTKRQIEFLAGRFACKEAFSKAWGTGIGKVGLQDIEVLTEKTGAPYVANSPHNGKVFVSITHTDTMAIAQIVLESE
- a CDS encoding type II toxin-antitoxin system PemK/MazF family toxin, with the protein product MVKRGDIYFADLSPVVGSEQGGVRPVLVVQNNLGNHFSPTIIVAAITAKMAKPKLPTHIGINSDETGIEKDSVILLEQIRTIDKGRLKEKVCHLRLDIMEEVDRALGISVGLSSDSAPAKANSAT